In Polynucleobacter sp. es-EL-1, the following are encoded in one genomic region:
- a CDS encoding MBL fold metallo-hydrolase: MTPKRIGDFLLPPGIDIFERGWLSANNILLYGDQDVSLVDTGYCTHQEQTVGLVTHALKSHGLSTLNKIANTHLHSDHCGGNAALFQAFDCEVLIPIADDLAVASWDQDLLSYHALGQECPRFIHHSVLHPGQKLLLGSYQWEVLAAPGHDHHSVMFYQDEHRILISGDALWEDGFGVIFPELWGESGFAELRSTIEMIDALHPALVIPGHGKPFTDVNGAIAHAKARLDYLSGDPNRNARHGAKVLLKFKLLEQRKMKLEMVSQWIEETPILENVRKQLQLSTADFEQWLLQALVQANAAKVENDYLVNLD; encoded by the coding sequence ATGACCCCAAAGCGCATCGGTGATTTTTTGCTTCCTCCTGGAATCGATATATTCGAGAGAGGGTGGTTATCAGCGAATAATATATTGCTTTATGGGGATCAAGATGTGTCGTTGGTAGATACTGGCTATTGCACGCATCAAGAGCAGACTGTCGGCTTAGTGACTCACGCGCTAAAGAGCCACGGTTTATCTACGCTGAATAAGATTGCCAATACCCATTTACATTCAGATCACTGCGGCGGAAATGCCGCCCTTTTTCAAGCATTTGACTGTGAGGTGCTCATACCCATTGCCGATGATCTTGCCGTTGCGTCTTGGGATCAGGATCTACTGAGTTATCACGCTCTGGGGCAAGAGTGCCCTCGTTTTATTCATCATAGTGTTTTACATCCTGGCCAAAAATTGTTGCTAGGCTCTTATCAGTGGGAAGTATTGGCTGCCCCCGGTCATGATCATCACTCTGTCATGTTTTATCAGGACGAACACCGCATTCTGATTTCAGGGGATGCTCTTTGGGAGGATGGCTTTGGTGTTATTTTTCCAGAGCTTTGGGGTGAGAGTGGCTTTGCTGAATTGCGCAGCACTATTGAAATGATTGATGCTTTACATCCTGCACTGGTAATTCCTGGCCATGGCAAACCTTTTACTGATGTGAATGGCGCTATTGCTCATGCCAAAGCCCGTTTAGATTATCTTTCGGGTGACCCCAATCGCAATGCACGACATGGCGCTAAGGTTTTGCTGAAATTTAAATTGCTTGAACAGCGCAAGATGAAGTTAGAGATGGTCAGTCAGTGGATAGAAGAAACACCCATATTGGAGAATGTGCGCAAACAACTTCAGCTGAGTACTGCCGATTTTGAGCAGTGGCTACTCCAAGCGCTCGTGCAAGCTAATGCTGCCAAAGTGGAAAATGACTACTTAGTGAATCTAGATTAA
- a CDS encoding SDR family NAD(P)-dependent oxidoreductase, which translates to MEHTVLVTGATAGFGEATARRFLAHGHKVIALGRRVERLEALKASLPADQAKKLLTLSLDVCDSDQVDQLVSSLPAEFSNVTVLVNNAGLALGLEPAHQAFLSDWDRMIETNIKGLVHMTRAILPGMVERQCGHVINIGSVAANYPYPGGNVYGATKAFVQQFSLNMRADLIGTPVRVTCVEPGMCSGTEFSNVRFKGDDAKVDKVYSGVKALSADDVAETIYWSATLPSHVNINLVELMPVQQAFNAFSVHRGELT; encoded by the coding sequence ATGGAACATACGGTACTGGTTACTGGTGCAACAGCGGGTTTTGGAGAGGCTACTGCTAGACGTTTTTTAGCCCATGGGCATAAGGTTATTGCCTTAGGAAGACGTGTCGAAAGACTGGAGGCTCTGAAAGCATCTTTACCTGCTGATCAAGCAAAAAAATTACTCACCTTATCGCTAGATGTATGCGATAGCGATCAGGTTGATCAGTTGGTCTCATCACTGCCTGCAGAATTTTCAAACGTGACAGTGCTAGTGAATAATGCGGGCTTAGCCTTGGGTTTGGAGCCTGCGCATCAAGCATTCTTATCGGATTGGGATCGAATGATCGAAACCAATATCAAGGGTCTAGTACATATGACCCGAGCTATTCTGCCAGGAATGGTTGAGCGCCAATGTGGGCACGTGATTAATATCGGCTCAGTAGCTGCCAACTACCCATACCCTGGAGGTAATGTGTATGGTGCAACTAAGGCGTTTGTTCAGCAATTTAGTCTCAATATGAGGGCTGATTTAATTGGCACACCCGTGCGCGTCACTTGTGTTGAGCCGGGCATGTGCTCTGGTACTGAATTTTCCAATGTCCGCTTTAAAGGAGATGACGCGAAAGTCGATAAAGTCTACAGTGGGGTAAAAGCCTTAAGCGCTGATGATGTGGCAGAAACAATTTATTGGTCAGCCACTTTGCCAAGCCATGTAAATATCAACTTAGTGGAATTGATGCCGGTACAGCAAGCTTTTAATGCATTTAGCGTACATCGCGGTGAGTTGACTTAA
- a CDS encoding DUF2889 domain-containing protein produces the protein MLSKPSPRIPLHTREIVFQGYAREDGLWDIEAHLRDFKSHPFTTGGKTWEPGEAFHDMWVRITLNTELTIQALEVSMDSHPHPECPEVIPPMDALIGARIGKGWRKVINEHLGGIKGCTHLRELLANIATAAFQSIPGALFDPDDDKPPLYLGTCKSWDFDGPVVMRQYPKFYRWKG, from the coding sequence ATGCTTTCTAAACCATCCCCCAGAATTCCCCTTCATACCCGTGAAATTGTTTTTCAAGGCTATGCTCGAGAAGATGGTCTTTGGGATATTGAAGCCCACCTAAGAGACTTCAAATCGCACCCCTTCACCACTGGTGGAAAAACCTGGGAGCCAGGTGAGGCATTTCATGACATGTGGGTACGCATCACCCTAAATACTGAACTGACAATTCAGGCGCTAGAGGTATCCATGGATAGCCACCCCCATCCAGAATGTCCTGAAGTGATTCCGCCCATGGATGCCTTAATCGGAGCACGCATAGGTAAGGGATGGCGCAAAGTGATCAATGAGCATCTGGGTGGCATTAAGGGATGCACCCATTTACGCGAGCTACTGGCCAACATTGCTACTGCGGCATTTCAGTCGATACCGGGAGCCCTTTTTGACCCGGATGATGATAAGCCGCCGCTCTATCTCGGAACCTGCAAGTCTTGGGATTTTGATGGCCCTGTAGTCATGCGCCAGTATCCCAAGTTCTACCGCTGGAAAGGATAA
- a CDS encoding pseudouridine synthase, with translation MAKPLSLEKILFSQGFGTRRYCSDLVYADLVKVNGVLAEDPEARLSTEGLMLNVEGQDWEFHEKAYIAFNKPPNYECSHKTTHHPSVYSLLPKPFVERGLQCVGRLDFDTTGLILISDDGQFIHRMTTPKKNIGKVYEITTPEPITQKQIDHLLSGVVLDDDPKPCYASACEQLGEHVLAMTIVEGRYHQVKRMMAAVGNHVAKLHRTKIGQYAMPESLKEGEWCWLYPQDLQLLSKSVDAPLV, from the coding sequence ATGGCAAAACCACTTTCACTCGAAAAAATATTATTTAGCCAGGGCTTTGGTACGCGGCGTTATTGTAGCGACCTGGTCTATGCAGATCTCGTCAAAGTAAATGGTGTATTAGCCGAAGATCCCGAGGCGCGCTTATCTACAGAAGGCTTGATGCTAAACGTGGAGGGGCAGGATTGGGAGTTTCATGAAAAAGCCTATATCGCTTTTAATAAGCCGCCTAATTATGAGTGCTCACATAAGACCACTCACCACCCTAGCGTGTATAGCCTTCTGCCTAAACCCTTTGTAGAGCGGGGCCTGCAGTGCGTAGGGCGATTAGATTTTGATACTACTGGCTTAATCTTAATTTCAGATGATGGGCAGTTTATTCATCGCATGACTACACCAAAGAAAAATATTGGCAAGGTGTATGAGATCACGACCCCTGAGCCAATTACCCAAAAACAAATAGACCATCTGTTGAGTGGTGTTGTGCTAGATGACGATCCCAAGCCTTGCTATGCGAGTGCTTGTGAGCAATTGGGTGAGCATGTTTTAGCAATGACTATTGTGGAGGGGCGCTATCATCAAGTGAAAAGAATGATGGCTGCTGTAGGTAATCACGTAGCGAAGTTGCATCGTACTAAAATCGGTCAATACGCAATGCCCGAGAGTCTAAAAGAGGGTGAGTGGTGCTGGCTCTACCCTCAGGATTTACAGTTACTCTCTAAAAGTGTGGATGCTCCCCTTGTCTAA
- a CDS encoding 4a-hydroxytetrahydrobiopterin dehydratase: MSKPKPIDQGFDFQQELPQWKVSADSKSLQRQFIFSNFEKAFAFMTLCARFAEEIDHHPDWSNSWNRVSVSLSTHSADGLTELDITMAHAMDQFANSILQSE; encoded by the coding sequence TTGTCTAAACCAAAACCCATTGACCAAGGCTTTGATTTTCAGCAAGAGCTTCCGCAATGGAAGGTCTCGGCAGACTCCAAAAGCCTACAGCGGCAATTTATCTTTTCTAACTTTGAAAAGGCTTTTGCGTTTATGACCCTGTGTGCAAGATTTGCAGAAGAAATTGACCATCATCCTGATTGGTCTAATTCTTGGAATCGTGTAAGCGTTTCTTTGAGCACCCATTCTGCCGATGGACTTACTGAGCTCGATATCACCATGGCGCATGCCATGGATCAGTTCGCTAATTCAATCTTACAAAGCGAATAA
- a CDS encoding isochorismatase family protein has translation MPKPLQINPKNSTLIMIDFQGRLMPAIEHGESVLKRSLLLAQVAKLLEVPIIGTEQSPQSLGNNLESIQKFCTVTISKEHFNACSDGLVEVLPTGRNQLVLVGCETHVCLMQTALGLLDREFDVAIVVDGVGSRRALDKELALQRLQSSGARLISSEMLAFEWLASTHNPHFKEILQLVK, from the coding sequence ATGCCTAAACCGCTACAGATAAATCCCAAAAACTCCACCTTGATTATGATTGATTTTCAAGGTCGCCTCATGCCAGCTATTGAGCATGGGGAAAGCGTTCTAAAGCGTAGCTTATTGTTGGCACAAGTTGCAAAGCTATTAGAGGTCCCAATCATAGGAACAGAACAAAGCCCTCAAAGTCTTGGTAATAATCTGGAAAGTATTCAAAAATTCTGTACCGTAACCATTAGCAAAGAACACTTCAACGCTTGTTCTGATGGACTGGTTGAGGTTTTGCCGACCGGCAGAAACCAATTGGTCTTAGTGGGCTGTGAAACCCATGTATGCCTCATGCAAACTGCATTAGGTTTGCTCGATCGAGAGTTTGATGTTGCCATTGTGGTTGATGGCGTTGGTTCAAGGCGAGCACTGGATAAAGAGCTTGCACTACAACGTTTACAGTCTTCTGGAGCAAGACTCATTAGCTCAGAAATGCTAGCCTTTGAATGGTTAGCATCAACCCATAATCCCCACTTCAAAGAAATTCTTCAGCTAGTGAAATAA
- a CDS encoding GNAT family N-acetyltransferase encodes MQHTDTYLMGNSQSYVIRPIHISDRERIIALFDHLSPESRYLRFAHAISKLPDAFLEDILHLDYAKEMALVAVLQAVTAQDDIIGIARYVTPPDTLICEFSISVADQYASHGIGTQLMLDLIARAKDNGLQKMIGYVLGTNPKMLGLVSELGFEIADIDDDPDFKMVSLTL; translated from the coding sequence ATGCAGCATACAGACACCTATTTAATGGGGAATAGTCAATCTTATGTGATTCGCCCTATCCACATTTCGGATCGAGAGCGCATCATTGCCCTATTTGATCATCTCTCACCAGAAAGTCGCTACCTACGCTTTGCCCATGCCATCTCTAAACTTCCAGATGCCTTTTTAGAGGATATTTTGCATCTGGATTACGCAAAAGAAATGGCTTTGGTGGCAGTTTTGCAAGCAGTCACAGCACAAGATGACATTATTGGCATCGCACGCTACGTCACACCACCCGACACCTTGATCTGTGAGTTCTCAATCAGTGTGGCAGATCAATATGCCTCACATGGTATTGGAACGCAACTCATGCTTGACCTCATCGCCCGCGCAAAAGACAATGGTCTTCAGAAGATGATTGGATATGTTCTTGGCACGAATCCTAAAATGCTAGGGCTAGTCAGTGAGCTCGGGTTTGAGATTGCTGATATAGATGACGATCCTGATTTTAAGATGGTAAGCCTTACTCTATAG
- a CDS encoding APC family permease gives MTEHHGLAKNTLGGFESIIMGIAGTAPAFSVAVTTATIVSTVGVLSVGSVLYCGLIMFGITLAFIHLSKITPNAGAAYAWVGHVFGASWGFFAGWGLLIASVFFMVSATIPAASSTLLLIAPQYVENTEAIAGVAAIWLSLITLIVTRGIKHSSYVQITFTIFETAILIALIVGGLIHYWDAPAHLPSIIWFSPFSFSPQLFATGALTAIFFFWGWDVTMNLSEESKSNASQASGAASTGAFWSVINMMLFFTIMMVIILMVLTDAEISSADTNVLFAVASKIFPEPWNYLAVFCTILSTVGTIETQILQFSRSLFSMSRDGMLHPAYSKIHPVWQTPWVATIVIWVLGMLLLFTSSYMPSVKSILSSSILAIGFQICFYMSLAGFACAWHYRHKLHAGFGNAFGYVLWPLLSALFMVFIAIYSVPTFDLLTNLLGVGGLLIGFMPLFLNRWLMRQPVS, from the coding sequence ATGACTGAGCATCATGGACTAGCTAAAAATACCCTAGGAGGGTTTGAGTCCATCATCATGGGTATTGCTGGTACTGCACCCGCTTTTAGTGTGGCAGTAACTACTGCCACAATTGTCTCTACTGTTGGTGTTTTATCGGTCGGTAGCGTGCTTTACTGCGGCTTGATTATGTTTGGCATCACTTTGGCGTTTATTCATCTGAGCAAAATCACCCCTAATGCTGGGGCAGCATACGCTTGGGTTGGTCATGTCTTTGGGGCGAGCTGGGGATTTTTTGCCGGCTGGGGCTTATTAATCGCCTCAGTCTTTTTTATGGTTTCTGCCACGATTCCTGCAGCAAGCTCAACTTTATTGTTAATAGCACCTCAGTATGTAGAAAATACTGAGGCAATCGCAGGGGTGGCAGCAATCTGGTTATCTCTGATTACTCTCATTGTGACTCGGGGTATCAAACATTCGAGTTATGTACAAATTACTTTCACTATCTTTGAGACTGCAATTCTGATTGCTTTGATTGTTGGGGGCTTGATCCACTATTGGGATGCCCCAGCGCATTTGCCCTCTATTATTTGGTTTTCACCCTTTTCATTTTCTCCTCAGCTTTTTGCTACCGGTGCGCTGACTGCCATTTTCTTTTTCTGGGGATGGGATGTGACGATGAATTTGAGTGAGGAGAGTAAGTCAAATGCCTCACAAGCATCTGGTGCTGCTAGTACGGGAGCCTTTTGGTCAGTGATCAATATGATGTTATTTTTTACGATCATGATGGTCATTATTCTCATGGTCTTAACGGATGCGGAGATCTCTAGTGCAGACACCAATGTTCTATTCGCCGTGGCAAGCAAAATTTTCCCTGAACCCTGGAATTACTTGGCTGTTTTTTGTACGATCTTAAGTACTGTGGGAACTATCGAAACACAGATTTTGCAATTTAGCCGCAGCCTGTTTTCAATGTCGCGCGATGGCATGTTGCATCCAGCCTATTCCAAGATACATCCTGTTTGGCAAACACCTTGGGTTGCTACGATTGTCATTTGGGTCTTAGGTATGCTTTTACTCTTTACTTCATCTTATATGCCTTCAGTGAAGTCGATTCTTTCAAGTTCTATTTTGGCAATTGGGTTTCAGATTTGTTTTTATATGAGTTTGGCCGGATTTGCTTGTGCTTGGCACTATCGACACAAGCTGCATGCAGGCTTTGGTAATGCCTTTGGATATGTGCTCTGGCCTTTACTATCTGCATTGTTTATGGTTTTTATCGCCATTTATAGTGTGCCAACCTTTGACCTATTGACCAATTTACTAGGAGTAGGTGGTTTGCTTATTGGCTTCATGCCGCTCTTTTTAAATCGTTGGTTAATGAGGCAACCCGTTTCATGA
- a CDS encoding sulfite exporter TauE/SafE family protein, translated as MIYLLQAFNEHSAAFFVLATISVVTVGISKSGFGAGLGVLSLPLMASQSSIHEALAIMLPLLIAIDLVGLRRFIQNADWRIVKLILPPAFFGMLLGYFFFSVITAKTLSLSIGIFTLLFLIQGFVLSHLNLDGAKPFPWLGRMMACLSGFTSFVAHIGGPPITLYMLREKVAPMVYTSTLGIFFTAINFGKIIPYAYLDLLNWSQLATSLLLLPLVPVGVYLGFYLAKRISAKWYYILVQFFLLVASIKLIADGLLA; from the coding sequence ATGATCTATTTGCTGCAAGCTTTTAATGAGCATTCGGCGGCCTTCTTTGTTCTGGCGACAATTAGCGTTGTGACAGTTGGGATTTCTAAAAGTGGTTTTGGCGCTGGCTTGGGAGTCTTATCTTTGCCGCTGATGGCAAGTCAATCCAGTATTCATGAGGCACTAGCCATTATGTTGCCATTGTTGATTGCAATCGACTTAGTGGGTTTGCGTAGGTTTATTCAGAATGCAGATTGGCGAATTGTTAAATTAATATTGCCACCTGCTTTTTTCGGTATGTTGTTGGGATACTTTTTCTTCTCGGTAATTACTGCGAAAACATTATCACTTTCGATTGGGATTTTTACTCTGCTTTTTTTGATTCAGGGGTTTGTGTTATCTCATCTCAATTTGGATGGGGCTAAGCCATTTCCTTGGTTGGGCAGAATGATGGCTTGCTTATCTGGTTTTACTTCATTTGTGGCCCATATCGGTGGACCTCCCATTACGCTTTATATGTTGAGGGAAAAAGTGGCGCCTATGGTGTACACCTCAACTCTGGGGATATTTTTTACAGCAATTAACTTTGGCAAGATTATTCCTTATGCGTATTTGGATTTGCTGAACTGGAGTCAGTTAGCGACTTCATTGCTATTGCTGCCTTTAGTGCCCGTAGGGGTCTATCTGGGTTTTTACCTTGCCAAGAGAATTTCAGCAAAGTGGTATTACATTTTGGTGCAATTTTTCCTCTTGGTTGCGAGTATTAAGCTGATAGCAGATGGTTTGCTTGCATAA
- a CDS encoding peptidylprolyl isomerase translates to MKYSIIRWCSCLALSSTLIAPAFSQGTLPPNAAASVNGVIISNDTVEQGIRSALAQGQKDSPELRKAVLGKLIEISLLSQQADKNGLADSEKANRQLALIRQNYLADLELSTFIANNPVSDADVQAEYNREIASLGAQGMIVEYKVSDIAVATEADAQAALARIKKGESFDKVAKSVSLAPNKTQGGLVGWVQAGQTLPQIAAVLVTLSKGQVSPAPIQMPQGWYLIKLDDKKSSKPPSFEQAKAGIRNGLVQKKQFEYLSQLRQGAAIVVQ, encoded by the coding sequence ATGAAATATTCCATCATTCGCTGGTGCTCATGCCTTGCACTATCGTCAACCCTCATTGCTCCTGCCTTCTCACAAGGAACGCTGCCTCCCAATGCAGCTGCCTCAGTCAATGGCGTCATTATTTCAAATGATACGGTTGAGCAAGGGATTCGGAGTGCTTTAGCCCAAGGACAAAAGGATTCACCTGAGTTACGTAAAGCAGTTTTAGGAAAGTTAATTGAAATCTCGCTCTTATCTCAGCAGGCTGATAAAAATGGCCTAGCCGATTCTGAAAAGGCCAATCGCCAGCTAGCCCTGATTCGTCAAAACTACCTGGCGGATTTAGAGTTATCCACCTTTATTGCCAATAATCCAGTGAGCGATGCTGACGTGCAAGCGGAGTACAACCGTGAGATTGCTTCTTTGGGTGCGCAAGGCATGATTGTCGAATACAAGGTAAGTGACATTGCTGTTGCTACTGAAGCAGATGCTCAAGCTGCTCTAGCCAGAATTAAAAAGGGCGAGTCTTTTGATAAGGTGGCCAAGAGCGTTTCACTGGCGCCCAATAAAACTCAAGGTGGGTTAGTTGGTTGGGTCCAAGCTGGACAAACCTTGCCACAGATCGCCGCCGTCTTGGTAACCCTCTCCAAAGGCCAGGTTTCACCAGCCCCGATTCAGATGCCACAAGGATGGTACTTAATTAAGCTTGATGATAAAAAGTCTAGCAAACCACCTTCATTTGAACAGGCTAAGGCTGGTATTCGTAATGGTTTGGTGCAGAAAAAGCAATTTGAGTACCTGTCACAACTACGCCAAGGCGCTGCAATCGTTGTTCAGTAG
- a CDS encoding phasin family protein: protein MSKNPFDLNSVANQAKGMKVAKAVGDATLGSAQAIAQLNQQAAQELAARIQNKVAELMKAQNPQSAFDYVHAEVLQDAAKEVIQYQAKLFQAINSGNQELAQIAQSMIQESQQDLIHFVNEATQNAPAGSEPYTSVFKTSFSNALQNFELIRAAMADSFTNFEKSVEKMNQFTGVQQGSSAKPQSGRGKKS, encoded by the coding sequence ATGAGTAAAAATCCGTTTGATCTAAATTCGGTGGCAAATCAAGCTAAGGGTATGAAAGTCGCCAAGGCAGTTGGCGATGCAACTTTAGGGAGCGCTCAGGCCATAGCGCAGCTAAATCAACAAGCAGCCCAAGAGCTAGCTGCGCGGATTCAAAACAAAGTAGCTGAGCTCATGAAAGCCCAAAATCCCCAGTCAGCCTTTGATTATGTGCATGCTGAAGTATTGCAAGATGCTGCAAAAGAAGTGATTCAGTATCAAGCTAAATTGTTTCAGGCAATTAATAGCGGTAATCAAGAATTGGCACAGATTGCTCAGTCCATGATTCAGGAATCTCAACAAGATTTGATTCACTTTGTGAATGAGGCTACCCAAAATGCACCTGCTGGCTCTGAACCTTACACCTCAGTATTTAAAACTTCATTTAGCAATGCTTTGCAAAACTTTGAATTAATCCGCGCTGCTATGGCCGATTCATTTACTAACTTTGAAAAGAGTGTAGAAAAGATGAATCAGTTCACGGGTGTACAGCAAGGATCAAGTGCGAAGCCTCAATCGGGCAGAGGAAAAAAGAGTTAG
- a CDS encoding LysR family transcriptional regulator — MLYNYRHLYYFWVVAKEGSMSKAAERLNMAIQTISAQVHELEKSLGYLLFKPAGRGIALTESGFKALEIADQIFSLGEKLPELLRDAANSPKSKITIGISDGLSKLVTRRLLDPIFQKQDIQLVAHEGEFEDLLAELALHRLDIVLADRPAPNNKNLNVYSEELIRSSIAWYIPHQLIKQIKHGFPECLNHIPVLLPTSHSTVRLSIDQWFMKNRVSPNIIGEFEDSALLKTFAVSGLGVFPAGKIIQKELEDTYAMKVLGDCVDIFEYFYAIRSEKKIQNPLVEAIIRG, encoded by the coding sequence ATGCTCTATAACTATCGTCATCTCTACTATTTTTGGGTAGTTGCCAAAGAGGGCAGCATGTCCAAGGCTGCAGAACGCCTCAATATGGCTATTCAGACCATTAGCGCCCAAGTCCATGAATTGGAAAAATCTTTAGGCTACCTATTATTCAAACCGGCAGGTAGAGGCATTGCCCTCACAGAATCTGGCTTTAAGGCACTTGAAATTGCCGACCAAATTTTTTCCCTTGGTGAAAAGTTGCCTGAACTCCTCAGGGATGCCGCAAACTCCCCTAAAAGCAAAATCACGATCGGTATATCAGATGGCTTATCCAAGTTAGTCACTCGTAGACTTCTAGATCCAATTTTCCAAAAACAAGATATTCAGCTAGTTGCCCATGAAGGTGAATTTGAAGATCTGCTGGCTGAATTGGCATTACATCGCTTAGATATCGTTCTCGCTGATCGTCCTGCGCCTAATAATAAAAATCTCAATGTGTATAGCGAAGAATTGATTCGCTCATCCATTGCTTGGTATATCCCACATCAACTCATCAAGCAAATAAAGCATGGATTTCCGGAATGCTTAAACCACATTCCAGTGCTGCTACCAACCTCCCACTCTACAGTGCGACTGTCGATTGATCAGTGGTTTATGAAAAACCGTGTGTCACCTAATATCATCGGTGAATTCGAAGATAGTGCACTATTAAAAACCTTTGCCGTCAGTGGCCTGGGGGTATTCCCAGCAGGAAAAATCATTCAGAAAGAACTCGAAGACACCTACGCCATGAAGGTTCTGGGGGACTGCGTTGATATCTTCGAGTATTTTTACGCCATCCGCTCCGAGAAAAAGATTCAGAATCCTCTCGTAGAAGCCATTATCCGAGGCTAA
- a CDS encoding TerC family protein, which yields MELFSPEFFSALLAIIVIDLVLAGDNAIVIAMAARNLPSHLQKKAILWGAVGAIAVRSAMTLVVVYLLKIPGLMLVGGLLLIWIAYRLLKPAQEDGEHGPASTTFWGAMKTIIIADAVMGLDNVLAVAGASHGSYVLVVLGLLISIPVVIWGSTQILKLVERFPSIIYLGAAVLAWTAGKMITTEPISQEWLATQASSLEYVIQAFIVIGVLAGGYFSSKNVGKTTMMQRP from the coding sequence TTGGAATTATTTAGCCCGGAGTTTTTTTCGGCATTACTGGCAATCATTGTGATTGACTTGGTTTTGGCAGGCGATAACGCCATTGTGATTGCCATGGCAGCGAGAAACTTGCCATCTCATCTACAGAAAAAAGCGATTTTATGGGGGGCAGTGGGCGCCATTGCAGTTAGAAGTGCCATGACCCTAGTGGTGGTGTACCTGCTGAAGATTCCTGGCTTGATGTTGGTCGGTGGATTATTGCTGATCTGGATTGCTTATCGACTTCTAAAGCCTGCTCAAGAAGATGGTGAGCATGGCCCAGCTTCCACGACGTTTTGGGGGGCAATGAAGACCATCATTATTGCTGACGCTGTGATGGGACTTGATAACGTATTGGCGGTTGCAGGGGCTTCGCACGGCAGCTATGTTCTTGTTGTCTTAGGCCTACTGATTAGTATTCCCGTGGTGATATGGGGATCCACCCAGATTTTGAAATTGGTAGAACGTTTCCCTTCCATTATTTATTTGGGGGCAGCTGTATTGGCCTGGACGGCAGGAAAAATGATTACTACGGAGCCTATTTCACAAGAGTGGCTGGCAACACAAGCTTCCAGCTTGGAATATGTCATTCAGGCATTCATTGTCATCGGCGTTCTTGCAGGTGGTTATTTCAGCAGCAAGAATGTGGGCAAAACCACGATGATGCAAAGACCTTGA